A segment of the Corynebacterium liangguodongii genome:
GGCTCAACCCCCTGGGCGGCAATTCCCCTGGCCAGCTCGTATGCCTCGGCAACGAAGTCCGCCGCGGTGACGTCCACCCACCCTGACCCCTCCGGCTTATTGAAAAGGATGATGTCGGGGCGCGATTCGCTCAACCCGATAACGTCGCTGATCACATTCTCTTCAGGCTGGAGGGTGAAATCCGCCTCCGTGGTAAACGTGTTGATAGTCATAGTTGCCTACATTACCCTTTCGTGTCACTTCGACATCGGCATAGGGTGATTTTTGGCACAATGTGTTGATGTGACGCACGCTACGCCCCTGAACGACCTTGCCTCCGCCTACGGGTTCGGGCTCCACTACCGGGCCTCGAACGGTCAAGTCACCGAGCCCCCGGCCAGCTCGTTTGTGTCCCTCCTCCGCGCCCTCGGTGTGGGCCTGAGCGATGACCCAGGCGCCGAAGAACTCGGGTTTTTCCTGGCCGAGCGCCGCGCGGTCGAGGCCACGCGCCCCCTCCCGCCGTGCGTGGTCGCCACCGCAGGGGAGGAGAAGCACTTCAACGTCCACGTCCACGACGGCCACCGCGCGCACTGCTGGATCCGCTGCGAAGACGGCACGTCCAGGCAGGCCTACCAGGACGAGAACTGGGCCGAGCCCTACACCGCCGCGGACGGCGTCGTGTGGGGCGAGGCAACCTTCCACGTGCCTGGTGACCTGCCGACGGGCTGGCACGAGCTCCACCTAGAGTCCGATACCTTCGCCTCCTCCTGCACGCTCATCGTGGTGCCGCGGGCGCTGGAGACTAACCAGCGCTTCGTCGAACACCCCACCTACGGGGTGATGGCGCAGCTCTATTCGGCGCGCTCGGCGCGCTCGTGGGGCATCGGGGACTTAGGCGACCTCGCCGCCCTCGCCGAGGTCGTCGCCGCCGAGGGTGCGGACTACCTGCTTATCAACCCGGTCCACGCGGCCGAGCCCGAGCCGCCGGTCGAGGATTCCCCCTACCTTCCGACGTCCCGCCGCTTCGTCAACCCGATCTACATCGCTGTCGAGGAATTGCCCGAGTTCGCCGCCGCCGAGCCCGATGTCCGCGCCGCCATCACCGAGGCGGCCGCGCCCCTGAAGCGGACGAACACCTCCCCAGAGCCGATCGAGCGCAACCGCATCTTCGCCGTCAAGCTCGCCGCCTTGCGCGAGCTGTTCTACGGCACCACACCCTCGCAAGAGCGCCTAGACCAGTTCGAGCGCTTCATCGCCGCCGAGGGCGAGGGCCTGCACACGTTCGCCCAATGGTGCGCGCAGCGCGCAGAAAACGCCGCCACCGGCCGCCACGCCGATCACGCTGGCGGGGCCGCGGACGAGGAGGACGTGCGCTTCTTCATGTGGCTGCAGTTCCTTGCCGACGAGCAGCGCCGCCGCGCGCAGGAGCGTGCCACGGCAGCTGGGATGAGCATCGGGATCATGACCGACCTCGCCGTCGGCGTGCACCCCGGCGGGGCGGACGCCGCCACGCTGGCCGATGTCTTGGTCGCGGGCGCCTCCGTGGGCGCGCCGCCAGACCAGTATTCCCAACAGGGCCAGGACTGGTCGCAGCCGCCATGGAACCCGCTCGCGCTCGCTGAGCGCGGCTACGCGCCGTGGCGGGACCTCCTGCGCACGGTGCTGCGCCACTCCGGCGGGGTGCGCGTGGACCACATCCTCGGCCTGTTCCGACTGTTTTGGATCCCCCGGTTAGGCTCGCCCGCCGACGGGGCGTATATGAATTACGACTTCGAGGCGATGGTGGGCGTGCTCGCCCTCGAGGCGCAGCGCGCCGGCGCCATCGTCGTCGGCGAGGACCTCGGCACGTTCGAGCCCTGGGTGCAAGACGTGCTGCGCGACAAGGGGATCTTGGGCACCTCCGTGCTGTGGTTTGAATCCACCGAGCCCGACGGGCGCCCGAAGCGCGCCGAGCAGTACCGCAACCTCTGCCTCACTTCGGTGGGCACCCACGACCTGCCCCCCACGGCTGGCTACATCAAAGGCGCCCACAACACGCTGCGCGTCGAGCTAGGTCTCGTCGAACAGTCCCTCGACGAGCTCAACGCCGCCGATCGCGCCTGGATCGACGCGGTGGTCGATACCGTGCGCGAATCGGGCGCCCTGCGCGGGCTCGACGAGGGCGATACCGAGGACCTCGTCGTCGCCCTCAACCGGTTTGTCGCCTCCACCCCCTCGGCGCTGACCTGCACGAACCTGGTGGACATGGTGGGGGATGTGCGGATCCAAAACCAGCCGGGCACCAACGCAGAGCAGTACGCGAACTGGTGCATCCCGCTGTGCGACGCCCACGGCAAGGCGGTGTTAATCGAAGACCTCGCGGGAATGGACTTGTTCAGGCGCGTCGCGGGGGCGTCGATACGCAGCTAGATCAGCCCGCCGAGCGCGGCAACTACGACCAAGGCCACCATGACGTAGAGGATCTGGGTGACGCGCGACTGAGGATACTTGCGGCGCGCCTTGGGCAGCTTGGCGTCGCGCTTGCGCAGCTCTTCGGGGTTGGCCATGGGGCCCTAGCTTACTTTCCCCGCCCGAGCCAGTCCACGACGGCCAGCAGGGACGCGGCGGCGATCCCGGCGAGGGGCAGGGCGACGGCGAGCACGATCGGCAGCTGCAGCCAGGGCGTAAGCGAAAACACTCTTAAGCCTCCGCCCCTTCCAGGCCGCGGCGCTCAAGCAGTGCGCGGGTGTCCTTGTCCCGGCCGCGGAACGCCCGGTATGCCTCGGCGTAGTCCCTGGTAGCGCCGCGGCTTAGCACCGCGTCGCGGAACTTCTCTCCGCTGTCCCGGTTGATGCCTTGCTCCTCGATCATCGCAAACCCGTCGGCATCGAGCGCCTCGGCCCACAGGTAGGAGTAGTAGCCCGCAGAGTAGCCGCCGGCGAAGATGTGGTTGAACCACGTCGAGCGGTAGCGCGGCTCAAGGCCCTCGACGGCAAGGCCGTATTCCTCGAGCACGCTGCGTTCAAACGCGCTGATGTCTTCCGGCACCGCTGAATCGAGCGAGTGCCAGCCGAGGTCGATCGCCGCGGCCGCGAGGTATTCGGAGGTCTCAAACCCCTGCCCGAAACGGCGGGAGGCGCGCACCGCCTCAAGCATCGCCTCGGGGATGACCTCGCCGGTGTCGACGTGGCGGGCGAAATTGCGCACGATCTCGGGGGCAAAGGCGTAGTTCTCGTTGATCTGGGAGGGAAACTCCACCCAATCCCGCGGCACGTTGGTGCCGGAGAGCGAGGGGTAGCGCACATCCGAGAGCAACCCATGCAGCGCGTGGCCGAACTCGTGGAAGACGGTGGTGACCTCGTCGATGCTGAGCAGCGTAGAGGTCAGCGACATGACGTTGACCACCACCGCCTTCGTGCCCAGAAGCCGGGACTGGTCTACAAACGAGCTCATCCACGCCCCGCCTCGCTTCTCCGGCCGCGCGGCGTAGTCGGTGAGCAGCAGCCCGAGGCCCTCCCCGCCGCGCTCGGGGGCATCGATGACCTCCCAGACGCCGACGTCGTCGCGGTAGCCGCGCAGGTCCTCGCGCCTTTTCACGGTGATGCCGTAGAGCTTGTGCGCGGCGTAGAAAGCGCCGTCAACAAGCACCTGCTCGAGCGGGAAGTACTTGCGCAACTCGGCCTCGTCCAGCGAGAGCTCCTCAGCGCGGCGTCGCGCCTGGTAGTAGGGCCAATCCGCCCCGTCGACGTCGAAGCCCGCGAGCTCGGAGGCGAGCTTGCGCTCGGCCTCGGCGTTCGCGGCGGCGGCCGGTGCGAGGTCGGCGATGAGCCGGCGCGCGGCCTCCGCTGTGCCGGCGGTCTCCTCCGCGATGACGAAGTCGGCGTGGGTGCGGTAGCCGAGCAGGCGCGCCCTCTCCAGCCGCAGCCGGGCGGATTCCGTGACAATCGGCGCGTTGGTGGCCTGGCCGCGGGCGCGGGCGGCGTCGAAAAGCTTGCGGCGCGCACCCGGGTCCTCGAGCTCGGAGAGCAGCGACTGGGTGGTCGGTAGCTCCAGCGGGACCCGGTAGCCCTCGCCTGTGGCGTAGGCGGCCTTGGCCTCCTCGCTCAGCCCCGCCATCTCCTCGTCGGTGAGTTCCACGGCCAGGGCGCGGGTATCGGAAAGCAGGTTGCGGCCGAACTCCTCAGAGAGCTGGCTTAGGCGCTGGTTGAGCTCGCGCAGGCGGGCCTTACCTGCGCTATCTAGCCGCGCGCCACGGCGCTCGAAGTTCCTGAGGAGCTGCTGGTATAAGCGCCTAGATCCTTCGTCCGCGGGCACCTCACCCTCGAGCGCGCTCAGGCGCCGGTAGAGCTCGTCGTTTTGATACATCGCGTCCCAATGCGCGCTCAGGCGCGGGACGATGCGATCTGCCACCGCGTCGAACTCCTCGGTCGCGTCGGTACCTTGCAGGTTGAAAAACCAGGCAGTTGCCCTCTGCAGGTCCGCGCCGCTGCGCTCGAGAGCCTCGACGGTGTTTTCCCACGTGGGCACATCCTCGGCGAAGATGGCGGAGAGCTCCTCGCCGTGCCGGCGCATCGCCTCATCGATGGCCGGTTCGACGTGCTCCAGCCGGATCTTAGCAAAGTCCGGCAGGTTGTACGGCAGGGTCGAGGGCTCGAGCAATGGGTTCATGCCCGCCATCTTAACGCCCACCCGCACTATGCTCGGGCGGCATGGCTACCGCAGAAGTCACCTGCCCGGCGGGTACCGTCGTCGGCACTGTTGAAGGAACCACCGACGGTGACGTGCGCCGCTTCCACTCGATCCCGTACTCCACCATCCCCTCGCCCTTTGCCGACGCCACCCCCGCGTCTCGGGGCATGCTTATCGACGCCTCCACGCCCCGCCCCGGCGCCTGCGCCCTAACTGTGACCACCCCCGGCGACGCCCGAGACGGCGATGACATGCCGGTGCTCGTGTGGATCCACGGCGGGCGCTTCGAGGAAGGCAGCCACACCGATGACGCCGGCGCCTACGCCTTTGCGGCCCAAGGGATCATCCATGTGAGCATCGACTACCGCATGAAGCTGCCCGGCCTCGTGCAGTTCAGCGACGACGGCGCCTCGCACTTTCGCGCCTCCCACGACTGCCAGCTGGCGCTCGAGTGGGTGCAGCACAACATCGAGGCCTTCGGCGGGGATCCCACCAACGTCACCCTCGTCGGCCAATCCGCCGGGGCGAACCTCGTGGTGTGGCTGGCCCGGCGCGACCACTACCGCGGTGGGTTCCGCAGGGCGGTGGCCCTCTCCCCCGCGTTTCCTCGGCGCACGGTGGCGGAGAGGAAGGCCTCGCTGCGGGCGTCGCTAAGCATGCCGCTGACCCGCTCCGCGCTCGACGCCGCTCCGGCGGAGCGGCTCGAGCGCGGCTACCGGCGCTTCCGCGCCTGGCACTTCTCCGACCTCGCCCTGGGCCCGGGCCCGCTCGAGCCCGCGGAGCTCGCCGCCGTCGACCTCGTTGTCACCTCCACGCGCGACGAGTTCTACCCACTGGGCGCGCGCGTTGATGCCGCAGGCACCTCGGCCGCCGCCATCCGCGCCTCCGGCTGGACGATGGGGCTTGACCCCCGCGCCGCCGGGGATTACATCGCTGCGTGCCGAGGCATCGACCCGGACCACCTCATGGGGCGCTTTTTATCCGATAGCCTCATCCGCCGCTTCGTCGACCGCATCTGCGAAGGCGCGCCGGGCCGGGTGTGGCAGGCGGAGTTCGTCAGCGGGGACAACACAGCCGCGACCCACTGCTGCGAGCTGCCGGCCCTCTTCGCCCAGGGGCGGTACGGCGCGGGCGAGGGGCTGAACGGGTGGCTCGCCAGGTTCTGCGCTACCGGAGATCCGGGATGGCCCGCCTACGACGAAGGCCGTGCTGCGCTGCGTGTGACCCTGCCCGGCGCAGGCTCCGAGGTCGTGGCCGACCCGCTCGGCTACCTGCGCGGCGCGTTTCGGTTCTAGAGGCTCGAGGGCTAGAGGCTGCCGCTGAACGTGACGTTTCCGATCGTGAACTCCGCGTTGCCGAGGTTGCCGGGGCGCACGTCGAAGGCGTACTTTGCGTTCACGGTGGCAAAGGGCGCCAGCGGCTCGTCGATGCCGATGATGTCCACCCCGGCCGCCTCGGCCGACTGCGGGCGGGCCTCCGTCTTGTTGGAGCCCGAGCCGTAGCGCAGCGTCGGCTGCTCGATCGCCTCGACGGGCACGGGCACGTCCGAGCGGTTGGTCACCGCCACGACGACGACGGTTCCGCCGTTCGGGGCCGAGGAGGTGCCCTGCCACTTATACGTCAGCTCCATCGCCGGGTCCTCGACCGGCTCGCCGGTGAGCTCGTCGGTGGTGACCTTCTCCCCCCTGTGCTCGACCTTGAACTCCTCCTTCGGGGCCGCAGTCGGCGTGGTCACCTCGAGCGGCGCCTCGGTGCCCACGGGGGTATCGTCCGCCTGCCCGCACGCGGTCAGCGGCAGCACCACAACGAGCGCCGCGGTGGCGGCAAGGCGAGAGGGCCTGGGCAGCATAGAAGACTCCTTGAGTTGTAAGGCGGTATCTCCCCTACTCTACAACCCGTGACCGCACGGGTAGAATGCCGATAACGTGCAACCACTCTTCCGAGTCCTCCGCAGCTCCTCGGCCCTGTGGCCCTTCTACGCCCTCGTCGTGGTCGCCTCCACAATCGCCGCCGGGCTCAGCCTCGTCTCCCCTTTCCTGCTCAAGCGGGCCACAGACACCATCGTCGAGTCCGTCGGCGTCGCCCCAGGGGTCCCGCGCACTCTGCTGTGGCTCGCGCTCGGGCTCTTCGCCGCTGAGGCGCTGGCGTGGGTGATGCGCAACGTCGGCGGCTACGTCGGCGACGTGCTCGTTGCCAGGATCCGGCAGATCTTATCCACCCGTTACTTCGCAAAACTGCTCTCGCTGCCGCAGTCCTACTTCGACAGCCAAATCACCGGCACGATCATCGCCAGGCTGGATCGCTCGATTGCGAACATCACCATGTTTGTCCAGTCCTTTGCCAACACGTTTTTGCCGATGCTGCTCCAAGTCGCAGCCATTTTGGCCATCACCGCCATCTACTATTGGCCGCTCACCGTCCTCCTCGCCGCACTCTTCCCGCTCTACGTGTGGCTCACCGCGCTGACCTCGAAGCGGTGGCAGGGCTTCGAGAACCGGAAAAACGCCGAGGTGGACCAGGCCAACGGGCGATTCGCCGAGGTCGTCGGCCAGGTGAAGGTGACGAAGTCCTACCTGGCGGAGACCCGTGAGCTCAACTCCTTTGCCGCCCATTACGGCAAGACGGTGGAGCTAACGCGGCCGCAATCACGTTGGTGGCACTCGATGGACGCCGTGCGTGGAGCGGCGATGAACCTCATCTTCCTCGGCATCTACGCCATCTTGTTCGAGCGCACCCTCACCGGGCACTTCACCATCGGGGATATGGTCATGCTCGTGCAGATGGTCACCATGGCGCGCCAACCGGTGACCATGATGAGCTGGTTCGTCGACAACGCTCAGCGCGCCGTGGCCGGCTCGCGCGACTACTTCAAGGTGATGGACGAAGCTGTCGAGCCCACCGCCAACCGCGAGATCGTCGCGGCGACGTCTACCTCGCACGTGCCCCACGTCAGCGAGCTCACCCACGCCCCTCTCGCCCCCACCGAGCCTGTCATCGCCTTCGACAACGTCTGCTTCGAATACACCCCCGGCGAGCGCGTTCTCGATGGCATCACCTTCAGCGCCCGCCAGGGCGAGAAGATCGCGCTGGTCGGCGAGTCCGGCGGCGGCAAGTCCACGCTGGTCAACCTCCTGCTCGGGCTCTACCCCGCCACCGGTGGGGCGATGACGCTGTGCGGGCGCGACATCGATGGGCTCGACGTGGAGACCCTGCGGGCCTCGACGGGCGTGGTGTTCCAGGAGCCGGCGCTGTTTTCCGGCACCATCCGCGACAACATCGCCTACGGCAAGCCCGGTGCCACTCCAGAAGAGATCATCGAGGTGGCCAAGCGCGCGAACGCCCACGACTTCATTACCGCCTTCCCCGGCGGCTACGACACCGTCATCGGCGAGCGCGGCCTGCGGCTCTCCGGCGGGCAGAAGCAGCGCGTCGCAGTGGCCCGCGCCATGCTGAAGGACGCCCCAGTGCTTATCCTCGACGAGGCGACCTCGGCGCTCGACACCAAGAGCGAGCGCGCCGTGCAAGCCGGGCTCGACGAGCTGATGAAGGACCGCACCACTATCATGATCGCCCACCGGCTTTCCACGATCGCGGACGTAGACACGATCATCACGCTTGACGACGGCCGCATCGACGAAATCGGTTCGCCCGCGCAGCTGGCCACCTCCGGCGGGATTTACTCGGAGCTGCTGGCGCTGACGGCATCCTCGAGCGCGGCGGACCGCGCCAGGCTCAAGGAGTTTGGCTTCCGCGTCGACGGCGCGGCGGAGGAGGAAGAAGGCGACACTTAAGCCCGCTTCGCCCAGCCTGCGCCACGCCACAAGACAAGATGCCACACTAGCGACCCAAGCAGCTAACGATAATTCCACATCGCGGTGGACAAGGGATTGGTCGAGTGAGCTGCGCTGCAGGGCGGCCTCCAAGTTCAAGCAGTAGACGAGACTGGCTCAGAACAGCCGGACTGGATTCTCGACATCATCAAAGAACAAACTCATGAGGTCCTTATCGCCAGTCACGGGTGCGTCACGAAGACGGGCACAACCCTTTTTCGCTCGACGGGCTAATCTATTCGGCAATTAGGTGGTCGACTACTCGCTGAACCATGTTTGAACTCCTCTAGCGACACTTCGTTCAGGGTTTCCGGCTCATGAGTGCCTGGAATGTAGTTCTGGACAAGTAGAGATCCGCGTGGATAACTTTTCAGACTGTCTAGCGTCAGGCCGTTCAGTGGTGGTACGAAGCGATGCTCGTCGGCGTTTCCCCTGTAGGTAATGGGGTGAATCCAGAACCTTTGCTGCGAATCTTCCACGATCGAGTTGAGTACCGGCGGTTCGTGGTCTGAATAATGGGGAAGCTTTACGACGATGTAGCCGCTTTGCGGACTGTCGAGGGATATTCGCTCGCTCAAGGGCGGCTCTCCAACCACGCCGGTAAGTATATGGATCTCCACGGATTCAACGGCGATGTCGCAGGCGATCATATGTATGGAGACGTCACCAGACTCCGCAATTGAAATCGCAATGTTGCCAGAGGGCTGTGCCTCAGCCATCTGATCCCAGCCAGCGAAAATTCCGCATCCTGACAGCCATAAAGTCGCCAAAATAGTAACGAATGTCGCCTTAATTCTGCGAAATCCTTGAAGTATATTCATGCCTTCGTACCCTTCACACACTAGTTCTTCACTCTCTGGTACGTATGCATGACCGTGTACGCGGAGTCGACGAATCCCCTACAGCGAGTAACCGATGCCCCATACGAAGCTCGGCAAACATATTGCCAATCTCGTCTCAAGGCGGGGTCGCATAGGTTAGATCTCGTGGTGAAGTCTTTGGGGTTCCGCTCATAACAAAGGTCATGATAACTGCATGGTCCACGAAGATCGGCCGCAACCATTGAGTTTCTATCGAACCAAAACTGAGGCGACGGGGAAGTGCAATAGTCGTGCAGCGCAGGATTGCTACCGCTCGGGTTATATTCGTAGTTGGGATAAATAGGGACGGGTGATTTGATCTGAAAAACAGAAATATTTCCATTGCCATCCGTGGTGGCAACTTTTCCATTCTCCGGCGGGTAGGCTTGATGTCCCGCCTGAATCATAGGTGAATCCAGCCGTATCTCCTCAAGAATGTTGACGCCATACATGCCTCGAATAAATACTATTAGCGTGTTGTCGACAAGTTTTCCATTGCTGAATGTTGAACCGTGATCTCCGGTGACGTAGTCTTGGATCCGCAGGGTTCCCCCAGTAAAGTCTTGCACGATGTAGGAATCTTTATCGAAATGCTCATCGGACGTCGGATAGCCAAATTTGCTTCTCTCGTATCCCTGGTTTCCCCAGATTGATAGAGTTGCCCCCTGAATAACATGTGCTCCAGTTCGTGGTGTCCAGTAGATCATTCCGCCTTCGAAGACGTTGTAGCGCCCGATCCCGTCTGGGGTGGTCAACTCATCACTGATGGGAAAGCCAAGATCACTGTTGTGTCCGCCCATGGATTGCCACTTGTCGTAGATAGCTCCCTGGATGCTGGCCTGCGTAGCAGGTAGCGCATTATGCGTGTAGACGTGTCCGCCTTCAAAGTGTTGGACGTACCACTGGTTGCCCAGTGAGATGTCGCTGGTGGTGGGGTAGCCAAGGAACCCGTTTTCCCACCCGTGCCGCTGCCACACCGTGGACACGGGGACGCTCACGCTGTGCGCACCCGTGCGGGGATGCCAGTAGATAAACCCGTTAACAAACTCGGAGCGCCTTCCCACCCCGTCCGGGTTGACCAGCTCATTGGACTTCGGAAGGAGCAAGAAACTGGTTGGTCCACCGATGGAGTCGTAGAGATTTTTAATTGCGCCGCAGACCTCAAACGGTGCCGGCCAATACACGCTACATCCTGGTCGGGCATTCAGCGTCGGTGTGTCCGGGTTGGTGAGTTTAGCTTCCTTAATCTCTGCTTGATCTGCATCAGCCTTGCTGACCCCTGCCGGGACCTCTTCTTTGTCCGAGCGCATCTGCCCCGGAATGATCTCGCTTTGTGGATCGTTAGTGGGGTGCCACTGATCCAGGCCCTGGGGATTGAGTTCTTCCTGCGTGACCTGGTTAACCTCGTAGCCTTCAGCCCCGGGAGGAGTCGGGATCCCCCAGGGAGCGAAAGGACCCTCCAACGGTACTGCTATAGGTTCTCCGGTCGTATCCGGTATAGGTTGTGCCTCATTCGTCTCCGGTGGGGAGATGCCGTCATGTAAGGATGAGCCTGATGAGGCGGTCTGGGCTGTGGCGGCAGTGGGATGCGCGGCCATGAAGACAAGGATGGACAAAGCTGCTAGATACTTCTTTACCTGCGGTTTCATTGACTTCTTCCGAATCCCTGGTGTTGTTATGTGCTCTGGCTGCCCTTAGGCTACAAGCTGTCTGTCAATACCGCAGTGCATTCTGCAAAAATGTTAGTTACCTGAAAATAGTGTCTTTTTGGCGAGGAAGAGGGTCGGGGACATGAGGGTCTGGAAGAAATGTGGCGGGTCTCTGCTGACTGTCGCGACTATTGCGAGCGTTGTAACTGGGTTGCCTCACGCTGTGGCGGATGATCAGCCGTCGCTGCAGGCGACGAGTACTACTCCCGTTAAGGACAATCAAATTGCTGCCTTGTGGCAGGTGACAACCCCTGCCAGCGCAAGTGCTGCGCCTCAGGTTCGCAGAGAGTGCACCGTGAGTTATGTGGGGGACGGCTTCTGGCTTACGGCACACCACTGCGTCTCCCACAACCCCTCCATGGACGGCTACCTCGAACAGTTCGACGGGCAACGAGCAGGAATCGCCGGGATTTACACATTGTCGGATACAGATGACGTTGCTCTGATTGAGGTGGGGCCGGGAATTGATGCGGATACTTTTGACGTAGCACAGGATCCGCTCGACATAGGACAGCAGGCAACACTGACGGGGTACGGAGAGACCCACGACTATGCATCGTCTGCCACCACGACAATTGTCGCTCATCGTGACGAGATAGATTTCGGGTCCGCAGTCTATACCGATCTGTTCGAAGCGCAGTCTGCAACCGCATCGCGATCGTGTAGTGGTGACTCGGGAGCACCTGTTTATATCGGGTCAACCATCTATGCCATCCATACGGGAGGAGGCTACAACCCTTCCTGCCTAGACGGAAAAGACGAGCTGAT
Coding sequences within it:
- the malQ gene encoding 4-alpha-glucanotransferase, which codes for MTHATPLNDLASAYGFGLHYRASNGQVTEPPASSFVSLLRALGVGLSDDPGAEELGFFLAERRAVEATRPLPPCVVATAGEEKHFNVHVHDGHRAHCWIRCEDGTSRQAYQDENWAEPYTAADGVVWGEATFHVPGDLPTGWHELHLESDTFASSCTLIVVPRALETNQRFVEHPTYGVMAQLYSARSARSWGIGDLGDLAALAEVVAAEGADYLLINPVHAAEPEPPVEDSPYLPTSRRFVNPIYIAVEELPEFAAAEPDVRAAITEAAAPLKRTNTSPEPIERNRIFAVKLAALRELFYGTTPSQERLDQFERFIAAEGEGLHTFAQWCAQRAENAATGRHADHAGGAADEEDVRFFMWLQFLADEQRRRAQERATAAGMSIGIMTDLAVGVHPGGADAATLADVLVAGASVGAPPDQYSQQGQDWSQPPWNPLALAERGYAPWRDLLRTVLRHSGGVRVDHILGLFRLFWIPRLGSPADGAYMNYDFEAMVGVLALEAQRAGAIVVGEDLGTFEPWVQDVLRDKGILGTSVLWFESTEPDGRPKRAEQYRNLCLTSVGTHDLPPTAGYIKGAHNTLRVELGLVEQSLDELNAADRAWIDAVVDTVRESGALRGLDEGDTEDLVVALNRFVASTPSALTCTNLVDMVGDVRIQNQPGTNAEQYANWCIPLCDAHGKAVLIEDLAGMDLFRRVAGASIRS
- a CDS encoding M3 family metallopeptidase, with the translated sequence MAGMNPLLEPSTLPYNLPDFAKIRLEHVEPAIDEAMRRHGEELSAIFAEDVPTWENTVEALERSGADLQRATAWFFNLQGTDATEEFDAVADRIVPRLSAHWDAMYQNDELYRRLSALEGEVPADEGSRRLYQQLLRNFERRGARLDSAGKARLRELNQRLSQLSEEFGRNLLSDTRALAVELTDEEMAGLSEEAKAAYATGEGYRVPLELPTTQSLLSELEDPGARRKLFDAARARGQATNAPIVTESARLRLERARLLGYRTHADFVIAEETAGTAEAARRLIADLAPAAAANAEAERKLASELAGFDVDGADWPYYQARRRAEELSLDEAELRKYFPLEQVLVDGAFYAAHKLYGITVKRREDLRGYRDDVGVWEVIDAPERGGEGLGLLLTDYAARPEKRGGAWMSSFVDQSRLLGTKAVVVNVMSLTSTLLSIDEVTTVFHEFGHALHGLLSDVRYPSLSGTNVPRDWVEFPSQINENYAFAPEIVRNFARHVDTGEVIPEAMLEAVRASRRFGQGFETSEYLAAAAIDLGWHSLDSAVPEDISAFERSVLEEYGLAVEGLEPRYRSTWFNHIFAGGYSAGYYSYLWAEALDADGFAMIEEQGINRDSGEKFRDAVLSRGATRDYAEAYRAFRGRDKDTRALLERRGLEGAEA
- a CDS encoding carboxylesterase family protein, with product MATAEVTCPAGTVVGTVEGTTDGDVRRFHSIPYSTIPSPFADATPASRGMLIDASTPRPGACALTVTTPGDARDGDDMPVLVWIHGGRFEEGSHTDDAGAYAFAAQGIIHVSIDYRMKLPGLVQFSDDGASHFRASHDCQLALEWVQHNIEAFGGDPTNVTLVGQSAGANLVVWLARRDHYRGGFRRAVALSPAFPRRTVAERKASLRASLSMPLTRSALDAAPAERLERGYRRFRAWHFSDLALGPGPLEPAELAAVDLVVTSTRDEFYPLGARVDAAGTSAAAIRASGWTMGLDPRAAGDYIAACRGIDPDHLMGRFLSDSLIRRFVDRICEGAPGRVWQAEFVSGDNTAATHCCELPALFAQGRYGAGEGLNGWLARFCATGDPGWPAYDEGRAALRVTLPGAGSEVVADPLGYLRGAFRF
- a CDS encoding ABC transporter ATP-binding protein — its product is MQPLFRVLRSSSALWPFYALVVVASTIAAGLSLVSPFLLKRATDTIVESVGVAPGVPRTLLWLALGLFAAEALAWVMRNVGGYVGDVLVARIRQILSTRYFAKLLSLPQSYFDSQITGTIIARLDRSIANITMFVQSFANTFLPMLLQVAAILAITAIYYWPLTVLLAALFPLYVWLTALTSKRWQGFENRKNAEVDQANGRFAEVVGQVKVTKSYLAETRELNSFAAHYGKTVELTRPQSRWWHSMDAVRGAAMNLIFLGIYAILFERTLTGHFTIGDMVMLVQMVTMARQPVTMMSWFVDNAQRAVAGSRDYFKVMDEAVEPTANREIVAATSTSHVPHVSELTHAPLAPTEPVIAFDNVCFEYTPGERVLDGITFSARQGEKIALVGESGGGKSTLVNLLLGLYPATGGAMTLCGRDIDGLDVETLRASTGVVFQEPALFSGTIRDNIAYGKPGATPEEIIEVAKRANAHDFITAFPGGYDTVIGERGLRLSGGQKQRVAVARAMLKDAPVLILDEATSALDTKSERAVQAGLDELMKDRTTIMIAHRLSTIADVDTIITLDDGRIDEIGSPAQLATSGGIYSELLALTASSSAADRARLKEFGFRVDGAAEEEEGDT
- a CDS encoding LGFP repeat-containing protein, giving the protein MKPQVKKYLAALSILVFMAAHPTAATAQTASSGSSLHDGISPPETNEAQPIPDTTGEPIAVPLEGPFAPWGIPTPPGAEGYEVNQVTQEELNPQGLDQWHPTNDPQSEIIPGQMRSDKEEVPAGVSKADADQAEIKEAKLTNPDTPTLNARPGCSVYWPAPFEVCGAIKNLYDSIGGPTSFLLLPKSNELVNPDGVGRRSEFVNGFIYWHPRTGAHSVSVPVSTVWQRHGWENGFLGYPTTSDISLGNQWYVQHFEGGHVYTHNALPATQASIQGAIYDKWQSMGGHNSDLGFPISDELTTPDGIGRYNVFEGGMIYWTPRTGAHVIQGATLSIWGNQGYERSKFGYPTSDEHFDKDSYIVQDFTGGTLRIQDYVTGDHGSTFSNGKLVDNTLIVFIRGMYGVNILEEIRLDSPMIQAGHQAYPPENGKVATTDGNGNISVFQIKSPVPIYPNYEYNPSGSNPALHDYCTSPSPQFWFDRNSMVAADLRGPCSYHDLCYERNPKDFTTRSNLCDPALRRDWQYVCRASYGASVTRCRGFVDSAYTVMHTYQRVKN
- a CDS encoding trypsin-like serine protease, coding for MADDQPSLQATSTTPVKDNQIAALWQVTTPASASAAPQVRRECTVSYVGDGFWLTAHHCVSHNPSMDGYLEQFDGQRAGIAGIYTLSDTDDVALIEVGPGIDADTFDVAQDPLDIGQQATLTGYGETHDYASSATTTIVAHRDEIDFGSAVYTDLFEAQSATASRSCSGDSGAPVYIGSTIYAIHTGGGYNPSCLDGKDELM